The Arachis hypogaea cultivar Tifrunner chromosome 19, arahy.Tifrunner.gnm2.J5K5, whole genome shotgun sequence genome has a window encoding:
- the LOC112777254 gene encoding type IV inositol polyphosphate 5-phosphatase 7 isoform X1, producing MRDDNSKKTKLSWSKKMVRKFFNIKCRTDDTLSGAVAYGAGGNVEYRSRSSRSSFSEREPCTIKKSKTEKFSRSADQVRRGRMNLDHPRIIDVQNHSIFVATWNVAGRSPPSNLNLDDWLHSSPPADIYVLGFQEIVPLNAGNILGAEDNGPAKKWLALIRKSLNNLPGTSGSSGCYTPSPIPQPIAELNADFEGSARQKNSSFFHRRSFQTTSTSYGIDNDPSLAQPRLDRRYSVCDRVMFGHRPSDYSRPSDYSRPSDFSRPSDYSRPSDFDPSFRWGYRPSDYSRASDYSRPSDYSRWGSSDDDNAIGDSPSTVLFSPMSYAGPASNEDGYGMPGRSRYCLVASKQMVGIYLTIWVRSELKDHVQNMKVSCVGRGLMGYLGNKGSISISMSLHETSFCFICSHLTSGQKEGDELRRNLDVMEILKKTRFPRVNGVDNEKSPQTILEHDRIIWLGDLNYRIALNYRSAKALVEMQNWRALLENDQLRIEQKRGRVFVGWNEGKIYFPPTYKYSTNSDRYAGDDMHPKEKRRTPAWCDRILWFGEGLHQLSYVRGESRFSDHRPVYGIFMAEVESTHGRLKKTMSCSRSRIEVEELLPYSGGYTELNFF from the exons ATGAGAGATGACAATTCAAAGAAAaccaag CTCTCATGGTCAAAGAAAATGGTTAGAAAGTTCTTCAATATCAAATGCAGAACTGATGATACACTATCAGGTGCTGTTGCCTATGGAG CAGGAGGTAACGTAGAATACAGAAGCAGGAGTAGCAGGAGTAGCTTCTCTGAGAGAGAACCATGCACTATCAAAAAGAGCAAAACAG AGAAGTTTAGCAGGAGTGCAGATCAGGTTAGGCGAGGAAGAATGAATCTTGACCATCCTCGAATTATTGATGTTCAGAACCATAG CATTTTTGTTGCTACATGGAATGTTGCTGGAAGATCACCACCGAGTAATTTGAATTTGGATGATTGGCTTCATTCCTCACCACCAGCAGATATATATGTTCTAGG ATTTCAAGAGATAGTTCCCTTGAATGCTGGTAATATCTTAGGGGCTGAGGACAATGGCCCTGCCAAAAAATGGTTGGCTCTCATCAGAAAGAGTTTAAACAACCTTCCTGGCACTAGTGGAAGCAGTGGATGTTATACACCTTCTCCCATTCCTCAGCCAATTGCAGAGCTAAATGCTGATTTTGAGGGATCAGCTAGGCAGAAGAATTCATCTTTCTTCCATAGGCGATCGTTCCAGACAACTTCTACTAGTTATGGAATTGACAACGATCCCTCACTTGCTCAACCACGACTAGATCGAAGGTATAGTGTCTGTGATCGTGTAATGTTCGGCCACAGGCCGAGTGACTACTCAAGGCCAAGTGACTACTCTAGGCCAAGTGACTTTTCAAGGCCAAGCGACTACTCAAGGCCAAGTGACTTTGATCCCAGTTTTAGATGGGGTTATAGGCCTAGTGACTATTCAAGGGCAAGTGACTACTCAAGACCAAGTGACTATTCAAGATGGGGTTCATCTGATGATGATAATGCCATTGGAGATTCGCCAAGTACAGTTCTATTTTCGCCAATGTCTTATGCCGGACCTGCCTCTAATGAGGATGGATATGGCATGCCGGGGCGTTCGAGGTACTGCCTTGTAGCAAGTAAGCAAATGGTGGGAATATACCTTACCATATGGGTAAGAAGTGAATTGAAAGATCATGTGCAAAACATGAAAGTATCATGTGTTGGCAGAGGTTTGATGGGCTATCTTGGAAATAAG GGATCCATCTCAATCAGCATGTCACTGCAtgaaacaagcttttgctttATCTGTAGCCATTTAACCTCTGGACAGAAAGAGGGAGATGAACTAAGAAGAAATTTGGATGTGATGGAGATTTTAAAAAAGACAAGGTTTCCGCGTGTTAATGGTGTGGACAATGAGAAGTCCCCACAAACAATCCTTGAGCATGA TCGAATAATATGGCTCGGAGATTTGAATTATCGAATCGCCCTCAATTACCGATCTGCTAAGGCACTTGTTGAGATGCAAAACTGGAGAGCATTATTAGAGAATGATCAG TTGAGAATAGAACAGAAAAGAGGCCGTGTATTTGTGGGATGGAATGAAGGGAAGATATATTTTCCCCCAACATACAAGTATTCAACTAATTCAGATAGATATGCAGGAGATGATATGCATCCAAAGGAGAAAAGGAGAACACCTGCATG GTGTGACAGAATCTTGTGGTTTGGAGAAGGTCTTCATCAATTATCTTACGTCCGCGGGGAATCAAGATTTTCGGATCACAGGCCTGTCTATGGCATATTCATGGCTGAGGTTGAGTCAACTCATGGCAGACTGAAGAAAACTATGAGTTGTTCTCGTTCCAGAATTGAGGTGGAAGAACTTCTGCCATATTCAGGCGGATACACCGAGCTGAACTTTTTCTAA
- the LOC112777254 gene encoding type IV inositol polyphosphate 5-phosphatase 7 isoform X2 — translation MRDDNSKKTKLSWSKKMVRKFFNIKCRTDDTLSGAVAYGGGNVEYRSRSSRSSFSEREPCTIKKSKTEKFSRSADQVRRGRMNLDHPRIIDVQNHSIFVATWNVAGRSPPSNLNLDDWLHSSPPADIYVLGFQEIVPLNAGNILGAEDNGPAKKWLALIRKSLNNLPGTSGSSGCYTPSPIPQPIAELNADFEGSARQKNSSFFHRRSFQTTSTSYGIDNDPSLAQPRLDRRYSVCDRVMFGHRPSDYSRPSDYSRPSDFSRPSDYSRPSDFDPSFRWGYRPSDYSRASDYSRPSDYSRWGSSDDDNAIGDSPSTVLFSPMSYAGPASNEDGYGMPGRSRYCLVASKQMVGIYLTIWVRSELKDHVQNMKVSCVGRGLMGYLGNKGSISISMSLHETSFCFICSHLTSGQKEGDELRRNLDVMEILKKTRFPRVNGVDNEKSPQTILEHDRIIWLGDLNYRIALNYRSAKALVEMQNWRALLENDQLRIEQKRGRVFVGWNEGKIYFPPTYKYSTNSDRYAGDDMHPKEKRRTPAWCDRILWFGEGLHQLSYVRGESRFSDHRPVYGIFMAEVESTHGRLKKTMSCSRSRIEVEELLPYSGGYTELNFF, via the exons ATGAGAGATGACAATTCAAAGAAAaccaag CTCTCATGGTCAAAGAAAATGGTTAGAAAGTTCTTCAATATCAAATGCAGAACTGATGATACACTATCAGGTGCTGTTGCCTATGGAG GAGGTAACGTAGAATACAGAAGCAGGAGTAGCAGGAGTAGCTTCTCTGAGAGAGAACCATGCACTATCAAAAAGAGCAAAACAG AGAAGTTTAGCAGGAGTGCAGATCAGGTTAGGCGAGGAAGAATGAATCTTGACCATCCTCGAATTATTGATGTTCAGAACCATAG CATTTTTGTTGCTACATGGAATGTTGCTGGAAGATCACCACCGAGTAATTTGAATTTGGATGATTGGCTTCATTCCTCACCACCAGCAGATATATATGTTCTAGG ATTTCAAGAGATAGTTCCCTTGAATGCTGGTAATATCTTAGGGGCTGAGGACAATGGCCCTGCCAAAAAATGGTTGGCTCTCATCAGAAAGAGTTTAAACAACCTTCCTGGCACTAGTGGAAGCAGTGGATGTTATACACCTTCTCCCATTCCTCAGCCAATTGCAGAGCTAAATGCTGATTTTGAGGGATCAGCTAGGCAGAAGAATTCATCTTTCTTCCATAGGCGATCGTTCCAGACAACTTCTACTAGTTATGGAATTGACAACGATCCCTCACTTGCTCAACCACGACTAGATCGAAGGTATAGTGTCTGTGATCGTGTAATGTTCGGCCACAGGCCGAGTGACTACTCAAGGCCAAGTGACTACTCTAGGCCAAGTGACTTTTCAAGGCCAAGCGACTACTCAAGGCCAAGTGACTTTGATCCCAGTTTTAGATGGGGTTATAGGCCTAGTGACTATTCAAGGGCAAGTGACTACTCAAGACCAAGTGACTATTCAAGATGGGGTTCATCTGATGATGATAATGCCATTGGAGATTCGCCAAGTACAGTTCTATTTTCGCCAATGTCTTATGCCGGACCTGCCTCTAATGAGGATGGATATGGCATGCCGGGGCGTTCGAGGTACTGCCTTGTAGCAAGTAAGCAAATGGTGGGAATATACCTTACCATATGGGTAAGAAGTGAATTGAAAGATCATGTGCAAAACATGAAAGTATCATGTGTTGGCAGAGGTTTGATGGGCTATCTTGGAAATAAG GGATCCATCTCAATCAGCATGTCACTGCAtgaaacaagcttttgctttATCTGTAGCCATTTAACCTCTGGACAGAAAGAGGGAGATGAACTAAGAAGAAATTTGGATGTGATGGAGATTTTAAAAAAGACAAGGTTTCCGCGTGTTAATGGTGTGGACAATGAGAAGTCCCCACAAACAATCCTTGAGCATGA TCGAATAATATGGCTCGGAGATTTGAATTATCGAATCGCCCTCAATTACCGATCTGCTAAGGCACTTGTTGAGATGCAAAACTGGAGAGCATTATTAGAGAATGATCAG TTGAGAATAGAACAGAAAAGAGGCCGTGTATTTGTGGGATGGAATGAAGGGAAGATATATTTTCCCCCAACATACAAGTATTCAACTAATTCAGATAGATATGCAGGAGATGATATGCATCCAAAGGAGAAAAGGAGAACACCTGCATG GTGTGACAGAATCTTGTGGTTTGGAGAAGGTCTTCATCAATTATCTTACGTCCGCGGGGAATCAAGATTTTCGGATCACAGGCCTGTCTATGGCATATTCATGGCTGAGGTTGAGTCAACTCATGGCAGACTGAAGAAAACTATGAGTTGTTCTCGTTCCAGAATTGAGGTGGAAGAACTTCTGCCATATTCAGGCGGATACACCGAGCTGAACTTTTTCTAA